One stretch of Micromonospora echinospora DNA includes these proteins:
- a CDS encoding N-acetylmuramoyl-L-alanine amidase, translated as MAGTRRRRRRVGAALLAAALAGAVAVQPASASATPPGRTALDAAFVRAAQEYDVPRDVLVAVGYGESRLDGHGGEPSQANGYGVMHLVSNPARHSLERAAALTGEPVARLKTVTPANIRGGAAVLRELADAEGLTARDRDRVTAWYPVVARYGGAADDATARLYADGIYELVQQGIPGAVPVRAYRVEPERGRYATVLPAGTASRTLAAAVPEYPAARWVAANGANYGAGRSSRITTVILHVTQGSYAGTISWFQNPSSGVSAHYVVKSSTGEITQMVREGDTAYHARSGNAYGVGIEHEGYVDNPAWFTDAMYRSSAALTRYLCDKYGIPKNRTGIKGHNEIPGNDHTDPGPNWNWNYYLSLVNQGGGGPAAPRYFGGSPTDFNGDGRDDVVAFTHGSLADAYVATSTGSSFAGTSVKWHDWFALSGETPLTGDVNGDGRDDAIVFTHGTTADVHVALSTGTSFAASAKWHDWFAPGTEVPAVGDVNGDGRDDIITFTHDTNADVYVALSTGTGFTGTAIKWHDYFSIPGEFPALGDVNGDGREDIITFTQGPATAADVIVALSTGSGFGTPQTWHDLFAVGTEQPRVGDINGDGRDDIVTFTCNTDADVYAATSTGSSFTGTTIKWHDFFCLPGEFPYLADANGDGKDDLIVFTKNTTNDIYVALSTGTTFSPSTKWHDYFGLTDETTL; from the coding sequence GTGGCCGGAACACGACGGAGACGGCGGCGCGTCGGCGCCGCCCTGCTGGCCGCGGCGCTCGCCGGAGCGGTCGCGGTGCAGCCCGCGTCCGCGTCCGCGACGCCGCCGGGCCGTACCGCGCTGGACGCCGCCTTCGTGCGGGCGGCGCAGGAGTACGACGTGCCCCGGGACGTCCTGGTAGCGGTCGGCTACGGCGAGTCCCGCCTGGACGGGCACGGCGGCGAGCCGAGCCAGGCCAACGGCTACGGGGTGATGCACCTGGTGAGTAACCCGGCCCGGCACAGCCTGGAACGGGCGGCGGCGTTGACCGGTGAGCCGGTCGCGCGCCTGAAGACCGTCACGCCGGCCAACATCCGCGGCGGCGCGGCAGTGCTGCGCGAGCTGGCAGACGCCGAAGGGCTGACCGCGCGGGACCGGGACCGGGTCACCGCCTGGTATCCGGTGGTGGCGCGATACGGAGGCGCGGCCGACGACGCCACCGCCCGCCTGTACGCGGACGGGATCTACGAGCTGGTACAGCAGGGCATCCCGGGCGCGGTGCCGGTCCGGGCGTACCGGGTCGAGCCGGAGCGGGGCCGCTACGCCACGGTTCTCCCCGCCGGCACGGCGTCCCGTACGCTCGCCGCCGCCGTGCCGGAGTACCCGGCGGCGCGGTGGGTCGCCGCGAACGGCGCGAACTATGGCGCCGGGCGGTCCAGCCGGATCACCACCGTGATCCTCCACGTCACCCAGGGCTCGTACGCCGGCACCATCAGCTGGTTCCAGAACCCGTCGTCCGGCGTCAGCGCCCACTACGTGGTGAAGTCCAGCACCGGCGAGATCACCCAAATGGTCCGCGAGGGCGACACCGCGTACCACGCCCGGTCCGGCAACGCGTACGGCGTCGGCATCGAGCACGAGGGGTACGTGGACAACCCGGCCTGGTTCACCGACGCGATGTACCGTTCCTCGGCCGCGCTGACCCGCTACCTGTGCGACAAGTACGGCATCCCGAAGAACCGCACCGGCATCAAGGGGCACAACGAGATCCCGGGCAACGACCACACCGACCCGGGGCCGAACTGGAACTGGAACTACTACCTCTCGCTGGTGAACCAGGGCGGTGGCGGGCCGGCCGCGCCCCGGTATTTCGGTGGTTCGCCGACTGATTTCAACGGTGACGGCCGGGATGACGTGGTGGCGTTCACGCACGGCTCACTCGCCGACGCCTACGTGGCCACCTCGACCGGTTCGTCGTTCGCGGGAACATCGGTGAAGTGGCACGACTGGTTCGCGTTGTCCGGGGAGACCCCGTTGACCGGAGACGTCAACGGCGACGGACGAGACGACGCGATCGTGTTCACCCACGGCACCACCGCCGACGTCCACGTCGCCCTGTCCACCGGCACATCATTCGCCGCATCGGCGAAATGGCACGACTGGTTCGCCCCCGGCACCGAAGTCCCCGCCGTCGGCGACGTCAACGGCGACGGCCGCGACGACATCATCACCTTCACCCACGACACCAACGCCGACGTCTACGTCGCCCTGTCCACCGGCACCGGCTTCACCGGCACCGCAATCAAATGGCACGACTACTTCTCCATCCCCGGAGAATTCCCCGCCCTCGGCGACGTCAACGGCGACGGACGCGAGGACATCATCACCTTCACCCAAGGCCCCGCCACCGCAGCCGACGTCATCGTCGCCCTGTCCACCGGCAGCGGCTTCGGGACACCACAGACATGGCACGACCTGTTCGCCGTCGGCACCGAACAACCCCGCGTCGGCGACATCAACGGCGACGGACGCGACGACATCGTCACCTTCACCTGCAACACCGACGCCGACGTCTACGCCGCCACCTCCACCGGTTCGTCGTTCACCGGCACCACCATCAAATGGCACGACTTCTTCTGCCTACCCGGCGAATTCCCCTACCTCGCCGACGCCAACGGCGACGGCAAAGACGACCTCATCGTCTTCACCAAAAACACCACAAACGACATCTACGTCGCCCTGTCCACCGGCACCACCTTCAGCCCCAGCACCAAATGGCACGACTACTTCGGCCTCACCGACGAAACCACACTCTGA
- a CDS encoding cyclase family protein has product MPTYDELSTAAVPGAAWDVFGPGDQLGSINRLTPERVTAAARLVRRGERFNLDYPVNAFEPYPTGTRRPAEHHVFANNPLHRDDWIDSFYLQSTSQLDSLRHIGHPAHGFYGGLSAADNNQDSTALGIHHWAEAGIAGRGVLLDIPRHFAREGRPYDCEQTIALDETVLDAVARAQGVSWRGGDMLLLRTGWAGNYLAKSVEERVEFNTRNRSPGLAQRESVLRWLWDHEIALVAADNLAVEADPVLESDFRSPHDRPPERGVDHSGMLHRPLIALLGMALGELWRLDDLADDCAADGVYEFFLTCKPLNLPGGVGSPPNALAVK; this is encoded by the coding sequence GTGCCGACCTACGACGAGCTCTCCACGGCCGCGGTGCCCGGCGCCGCCTGGGACGTCTTCGGACCGGGCGACCAGCTCGGCAGCATCAACCGGCTGACGCCGGAGCGGGTGACCGCCGCCGCCCGCCTGGTCCGCCGGGGCGAGCGGTTCAACCTCGACTACCCGGTCAACGCCTTCGAGCCCTATCCGACCGGCACCCGGCGTCCCGCCGAGCACCACGTCTTCGCCAACAACCCGCTGCATCGCGACGACTGGATCGACTCGTTCTACCTCCAGTCCACCTCGCAGCTCGATTCGCTGCGTCACATCGGGCACCCCGCCCACGGCTTCTACGGCGGGCTGTCCGCCGCGGACAACAACCAGGACTCGACCGCGCTCGGCATCCACCACTGGGCGGAGGCCGGGATCGCCGGACGGGGCGTGCTGCTCGACATCCCCCGGCACTTCGCCCGCGAGGGCCGCCCGTACGACTGCGAGCAGACGATCGCGCTGGACGAGACGGTGCTGGACGCCGTCGCGCGGGCGCAGGGCGTGTCCTGGCGTGGCGGCGACATGCTGCTGCTGCGTACCGGGTGGGCCGGGAACTACCTCGCCAAGTCCGTCGAGGAACGGGTCGAGTTCAACACCCGCAACCGCTCCCCCGGGCTGGCCCAGCGCGAGTCGGTGCTGCGCTGGTTGTGGGACCACGAGATCGCGCTCGTCGCCGCCGACAACCTGGCCGTGGAGGCGGACCCGGTGCTGGAGTCGGACTTCCGCTCGCCCCACGACCGCCCGCCGGAGCGCGGGGTCGACCACAGCGGCATGCTGCACCGGCCGCTCATCGCGCTGCTCGGGATGGCCTTGGGCGAGCTGTGGAGACTCGACGACCTCGCCGACGACTGCGCCGCCGACGGCGTCTACGAGTTCTTCCTCACCTGCAAGCCGCTGAACCTGCCCGGCGGCGTCGGGTCGCCGCCGAACGCGCTCGCCGTCAAGTGA
- a CDS encoding acyl-ACP thioesterase domain-containing protein — translation MAPLTTALHLRWADTDHYGHVNNVTWLRFVDEARTTTYLLAQTTLVVCDLADRRPRPLTAAERDALAPYRGDPLTFR, via the coding sequence GTGGCACCCCTCACGACGGCGCTGCACCTGCGGTGGGCCGACACCGACCACTACGGCCACGTCAACAACGTCACCTGGCTGCGCTTCGTCGACGAGGCGCGCACGACGACGTACCTGCTCGCGCAGACCACGCTCGTGGTCTGCGACCTGGCCGACCGCCGGCCCCGGCCGCTGACCGCCGCCGAGCGCGATGCGCTGGCGCCCTACCGGGGCGATCCGCTGACCTTCCGTTGA
- a CDS encoding HpcH/HpaI aldolase family protein → MSTDVAAPRRSRFRAALARPDAPALGTWVKLPVMESVELLALAGFDFVVVDLEHAPIDLQTAYQLIGTANHLGLAPIVRIPALDPGITQRILDAGAEGVMVPHVDTVEQARAAVASVRFPPLGARGVGSTSRAGAWGAMPRAEYLRYGQEEVVLVVQIESARAASSAGAVAAVPGVDALLVGAADLSTSEGTTEDDPRVVALVAAAVKDCLAAGVPIGNAGGADAGAVRRAADAGFTFTLLSNDASLLGAAARAAVQAGRTVRYRR, encoded by the coding sequence ATGAGCACCGACGTGGCCGCCCCGAGGCGCAGCCGGTTCCGGGCCGCGCTCGCCCGCCCGGACGCCCCGGCGCTGGGCACGTGGGTGAAGCTGCCGGTGATGGAGAGCGTGGAACTGCTCGCGCTCGCCGGATTCGACTTCGTCGTCGTCGACCTGGAACACGCCCCGATCGACCTGCAGACGGCCTATCAGCTGATCGGGACCGCCAACCATCTCGGGCTGGCTCCGATCGTCCGGATCCCGGCGCTCGACCCGGGCATCACGCAGCGGATCCTCGACGCGGGCGCCGAGGGCGTCATGGTCCCGCACGTGGACACCGTCGAGCAGGCGCGAGCCGCCGTCGCGTCGGTCCGATTCCCGCCGCTCGGCGCCCGCGGCGTCGGCAGCACGAGCCGGGCCGGCGCGTGGGGCGCCATGCCCCGCGCCGAGTACCTGCGCTACGGACAGGAGGAGGTCGTGCTCGTCGTCCAGATCGAGAGCGCCCGGGCCGCCTCGTCGGCCGGGGCCGTCGCGGCGGTGCCGGGTGTCGACGCGCTGCTCGTCGGGGCCGCGGATCTGTCCACGTCCGAGGGCACTACCGAGGACGATCCCCGGGTCGTCGCGCTCGTCGCCGCCGCCGTCAAGGACTGCCTCGCCGCCGGCGTACCCATCGGCAACGCCGGCGGGGCGGACGCCGGCGCGGTCCGGCGGGCTGCCGACGCCGGTTTCACCTTCACCCTGCTGAGCAACGACGCCAGCCTGCTCGGCGCGGCGGCCCGGGCCGCCGTGCAGGCGGGCCGCACCGTGCGGTACCGGCGCTGA